The proteins below come from a single Pogoniulus pusillus isolate bPogPus1 chromosome 39, bPogPus1.pri, whole genome shotgun sequence genomic window:
- the KCNA10 gene encoding potassium voltage-gated channel subfamily A member 10: protein MMDVGSWKEMEVALVSFDNADQIVEDPSYSNDLSPAAQARKGHPSCANLLSNLRILINSENANNETIFSRFSAEFSDHLVGERVGMDEGDQRVIINIAGLRFETRLKTLNQFPETLLGDPEKRMRYFDSMRNEYFFDRNRPSFDGILYYYQSGGKIRRPANVPIDVFADEITFYELGDEAMDQFREDEGFIKDPETLLPTNDFHRQFWLLFEYPESSSAARGVALVSVLVIVISIIIFCMETLPEFREEREFKSAQELSRNLTDTLLAHSTFTDPFFVIETACIVWFSFELFVRFIVCPSKTEFFRNIMNIIDIVSIIPYFVTLTTELIQQSELNGQQNMSLAILRIIRLVRVFRIFKLSRHSKGLQILGQTLKASMRELGLLIFFLFIGVILFSSAVYFAEVDEPQSHFSSIPDGFWWAVVTMTTVGYGDMCPTTLGGKIVGTLCAIAGVLTIALPVPVIVSNFNYFYHRETENEEKQILPGEVERILTSVVTGAGSVESLNKTNGGYPRDKAKK, encoded by the coding sequence ATGATGGACGTGGGCAGCTggaaggagatggaggtggCACTGGTCAGTTTTGACAACGCCGACCAGATCGTGGAGGACCCCAGCTACAGCAACGACCTCAGCCCCGCCGCCCAGGCCCGCAAGGGCCACCCCAGCTGCGCCaacctcctctccaacctgcgCATCCTCATCAACAGCGAGAATGCCAACAACGAGACCATCTTCTCCAGGTTCTCCGCCGAGTTCAGCGACCACCTGGTGGGGGAGAGGGTGGGTATGGATGAGGGGGACCAGAGAGTCATCATCAACATCGCGGGGCTGAGGTTCGAGACACGGCTCAAGACCCTCAACCAGTTCCCTGAGACCCTGCTGGGGGACCCGGAGAAGAGGATGCGCTACTTTGACTCCATGAGGAACGAGTACTTCTTCGACAGGAACCGGCCCAGCTTCGATGGCATCCTCTACTACTACCAGTCCGGGGGCAAGATCCGGCGCCCTGCCAACGTCCCCATCGACGTCTTCGCCGACGAGATCACCTTCTACGAGCTGGGCGACGAAGCCATGGACCAGTTCAGGGAGGATGAAGGCTTCATCAAGGACCCTGAGACCCTCTTGCCAACCAATGACTTTCACAGGCAGTTCTGGCTGCTCTTTGAGTACCCTGAAAGCTCCAGCGCGGCCAGGGGCGTGGCTTTGGTCTCCGTCCTGGTCATCGTCATCTCCATCATCATCTTCTGCATGGAGACCTTGCCAGAGTTCAGGGAGGAAAGGGAGTTTAAGTCAGCCCAGGAGCTTTCCAGGAACCTGACGGACACCTTGCTGGCTCACAGCACCTTCACAGACCCTTTCTTCGTCATAGAGACTGCCTGCATCGTCTGGTTCTCCTTCGAGCTCTTCGTCCGCTTCATCGTCTGCCCCAGCAAGACGGAGTTCTTCAGGAACATCATGAACATCATCGACATCGTCTCCATCATCCCCTACTTCGTGACGCTCACCACCGAGCTGATCCAGCAGAGCGAGCTCAACGGGCAGCAGAACATGTCCCTGGCCATCCTGCGCATCATCCGCCTGGTCAGGGTCTTCCGCATCTTCAAGCTCTCCCGGCACTCCAAGGGGCTGCAGATCCTGGGCCAGACCCTCAAGGCCAGCATGCGGGAGCTGGGCCTGctcatcttcttcctcttcatcggcgtcatcctcttctccagcgcCGTCTACTTCGCCGAGGTGGACGAGCCCCAGTCCCACTTCTCCAGCATCCCCGACGGCTTCTGGTGGGCAGTGGTGACCATGACCACGGTGGGCTACGGGGACATGTGCCCCACCACGCTGGGGGGCAAGATCGTGGGCACGCTGTGCGCCATCGCGGGGGTGCTGACCATCGCCCTGCCCGTGCCTGTCATCGTCTCCAACTTCAACTACTTCTACCACCGGGAGACGGAGAACGAGGAGAAGCAGATCCTGCCGGGGGAGGTGGAGCGGATCCTGACCAGCGTGGTGACAGGCGCCGGCAGCGTGGAGTCCCTCAACAAGACCAACGGGGGCTACCCGCGGGACAAGGCCAAAAAGTGA